From Bacillota bacterium:
TGGGTGAAGGAATCCGGTGCCTGCCCGAGAAGATCACTGCATACTTGGGTGCCTGTAAACCCTTTAGGGGGCAGCGCAATGAACGAGACGATGCTGGCGGGAAGCGAGCCCCGCCCGAGCCTAGTGCCAATAGCCTGGGACGGACAGGCTGGAGCGGTCCGGCTCATCGACCAGACGCTTCTGCCGGTCGAGGTGAAGTACATGGAGGTGCGCACCTTGGATCAGATGATCGAGGCCGTGAAGGCGCTCCGGGTCCGCGGGGCGCCGGCAATCGGAATCGCCGCGGCGTTCGGAGTGTACCTTGCCGTGAAAGACGAGGAGTTCAGAGATTCGGATGGTTTCCTCCACAAGGTGCGGGAGGCATGCCAGCGGATGGGAGGCGCCCGTCCGACCGCCGTGAACCTGTCGTGGGCACTCGCGAGGGTCCGAAGGACGGCGGAGGTTGCGGCGCGGGAGGCGACTGGGACGCGGGACTACCTGGCAGGAGGCGCGCAGGAGGGCATGCGCCAGGACGGAAGTACCGGGTTCGCGGAGGCTATCCTCCGAGAGGCGCTCGCCATGATCGAGGAAGATCACCGCGTCTGCCGCGCCATCGGCGTGCATGGGGCCACATTGATCCTTGAAGGCGCGAAGGTGCTTACTCACTGCAACGCGGGAGGGTTGGCCACCGCAGGGCTGGGCACAGCACTCGCAACCATGTTCGTCGCTCACGAGCAGGGGAGACGGTTTGAAGTATGGGTGGATGAGACCCGCCCACTCCTGCAGGGCTCGCGCCTGACTGCCTTCGAGCTCGCACAGGCGGGCATCCAGGCGACTGTGATCTGTGACAACATGGCGGCATCCCTGATGGGAAGCCACCAGGTCGACTTGGTAATGGTCGGCGCGGACCGGGTTGCTGCCAACGGAGACGTGTGCAACAAGATCGGTACCTACGGGCTTGCATGCCTTGCGCGCATGCATGGGATTCCGTTCTACGCCGCCTGCCCAACATCCACTCTCGACCTTGCCACGCGGACAGGGGACGACATCCCGATCGAACAGAGGGATCCGCGAGAGGTCACCCACGGGTTTGGAAGGCAGACCGCCCCGGACGGCGTGGCCGTTTACAACCCCGCATTCGACGTCACTCCGGGTCACATGGTCACGGCCATCGTGACCGAGCGCGGCATAGTCCACCCGCCTTACCGCAAAGGCCTTGCGGAGATCGCGGGAGGGGGGTCCACAGAGCCCTGAACGTGCCTACGAGTGTGCACTCACTAGTCCTCTGTCATCTGGTTTGGAGCTACGACCGTATTTCTCTTGAGTCCCTGGTGATTCTCATAGGAAGCCATTCTCCGAACTGAATGCCACAGGGCGCACAGGAAGGTATTGACACCCGTACACGTGGGGGCTATAATCGTGGTGAGATATTTGCATACTGCACAAAAGCTGAAAGGGCACACCCGATGATGAGGTTAAGGCGATCACTCTCCAGTACCCGTCTTATCAGATCGTTCAACGTGGTCTCGGTACTGCAGACTCTTTATCGAGAAGGCGCGTGTTCAAAGGCGAGAATCGCGGAGATTACACAAATGAGCCCTGCGACTGTCACCAGAATCATCTCGGAGCTGGTGAGGCAAGGGGTGGTTGCTGAGCATCAGGTAGCAGAGTCCACCGGCGGGCGAAAGCCGATCATCTTTCGGCTGAACTACGACAAGCTCTACGTTGTCGGAATCCAACTGGTCCGCGACCGAATCGCTCTCGGAGTGTGCGACCTCAAGGGGAAGATTCTCAGCCGAAGATCTTTTCAATCATACTCTCTCGAACCCCGGGATCTTGTTGTGGAGCTTGCCAAGGAGTTCGAACTTCTCTTTGCTTCTAACGGAGTCGAGCGGGAGCACATCCTCGGAATCGGCCTCGCCATATCCGGCATCGTGGACGCGGAGACGGGTGTACTGCTTCGCTCAGTCAATCTCGGATGGCACAACGTCGCCATCTCGGAGGCCTTGGAACACGCTCTGGGGTTCCCCGTCGCGGTTGAGAACGACGCCAACGCAGCGGCTCTTGGAGAGTTCTGGTTCGGGTGTGCCAAGGACGTGCCGAATTTCATGTACCTGAAAACCGACACAGGCGTCGGGGCCGGTGTCGTGTGCGAGAGGAACATCCTGACAGGTCCGCGGGGGATGGTGGGGGAGATCGGCCACACGCCGGTGGTCAAAGATGGGCGAGAGTGTGTATGCGGCCAGCGG
This genomic window contains:
- a CDS encoding ROK family transcriptional regulator, which gives rise to MRLRRSLSSTRLIRSFNVVSVLQTLYREGACSKARIAEITQMSPATVTRIISELVRQGVVAEHQVAESTGGRKPIIFRLNYDKLYVVGIQLVRDRIALGVCDLKGKILSRRSFQSYSLEPRDLVVELAKEFELLFASNGVEREHILGIGLAISGIVDAETGVLLRSVNLGWHNVAISEALEHALGFPVAVENDANAAALGEFWFGCAKDVPNFMYLKTDTGVGAGVVCERNILTGPRGMVGEIGHTPVVKDGRECVCGQRGCLETYLYVQGILRRYECETGIHLRHAADFFQRALLSDVVASAMVDEAAEALTTVVSFAANMLDLDLVVIGGLWGELGDVFCGRLEARSNRIIERSGLSKTLRVRGSALGEDSDILGAVSTVINRWFTPPI
- the mtnA gene encoding S-methyl-5-thioribose-1-phosphate isomerase, producing MNETMLAGSEPRPSLVPIAWDGQAGAVRLIDQTLLPVEVKYMEVRTLDQMIEAVKALRVRGAPAIGIAAAFGVYLAVKDEEFRDSDGFLHKVREACQRMGGARPTAVNLSWALARVRRTAEVAAREATGTRDYLAGGAQEGMRQDGSTGFAEAILREALAMIEEDHRVCRAIGVHGATLILEGAKVLTHCNAGGLATAGLGTALATMFVAHEQGRRFEVWVDETRPLLQGSRLTAFELAQAGIQATVICDNMAASLMGSHQVDLVMVGADRVAANGDVCNKIGTYGLACLARMHGIPFYAACPTSTLDLATRTGDDIPIEQRDPREVTHGFGRQTAPDGVAVYNPAFDVTPGHMVTAIVTERGIVHPPYRKGLAEIAGGGSTEP